In one Culex quinquefasciatus strain JHB chromosome 2, VPISU_Cqui_1.0_pri_paternal, whole genome shotgun sequence genomic region, the following are encoded:
- the LOC6048755 gene encoding uncharacterized protein LOC6048755, with protein sequence MEPHNVENRTNEMRTAKMCRLCLSSGNRVLIATDHNLRALLGPSYESFLPEDGDLPQLVCEQCFRTIGTLWEFAVRGNVSADLMRSYIADEGPYPTVEIRKNRIERMENRPVSPERIVALGKSGGARRDVKSEEVGKRIKTERLKSDKVKTEPKEDDNVAKKKVKKDPLETTDELFGSCDVIPRKPVDKKLSSKKIK encoded by the coding sequence ATGGAACCCCACAACGTAGAAAACCGCACCAACGAAATGCGGACGGCCAAGATGTGCCGGCTGTGTCTGTCCAGCGGGAACCGCGTGCTCATCGCAACCGATCACAACCTGCGAGCGCTGCTGGGGCCAAGCTACGAAAGTTTCCTGCCCGAAGACGGAGATCTTCCGCAGCTGGTTTGCGAGCAGTGCTTCCGGACGATTGGAACTCTGTGGGAGTTTGCCGTCCGGGGGAACGTTTCGGCGGATCTGATGCGTTCGTACATTGCCGATGAGGGCCCCTATCCGACGGTGGAGATCCGCAAGAATCGTATCGAACGGATGGAAAATCGACCGGTGTCGCCGGAGAGGATCGTGGCGCTGGGGAAGAGTGGAGGGGCGCGGAGAGATGTGAAGTCAGAAGAGGTTGGCAAAAGAATTAAAACTGAAAGATTGAAAAGTGATAAGGTTAAGACTGAACCGAAGGAAGATGACAATGTAGCgaagaaaaaagtcaaaaaggaTCCTTTGGAAACGACAGATGAACTTTTTGGATCCTGTGATGTGATACCACGAAAACCAGTTGATAAGAAACTATcgagcaaaaaaattaaataa